The window GCTCGGATTCTCACAGGTTGGAGCGGAAAGCGGCTGGCGTAGCGCAAACACCAAGTCCATTCAGGATTCTGCCAAAGAAGCGGGTTATACCCTGAAATTCTCGGATGCGCAGCAGAAGCAAGAGAACCAGATTAAGGCGATCCGCTCTTTCATACAGCAAAAGGTAGATGTAATCGCATTTTCACCGGTCGTAGAATCCGGGTGGGATACCGTACTTAAGGAAGCGAAGGATGCGGGAATTCCGGTAGTGCTGACCGACCGTGCAGTAGATTCCAAGGATACTTCCCTGTACGTCACTTTCCTTGGTTCTGACTTCGTGGAAGAAGGACGAAAGGCGGGTGAGTGGCTGTCTGAGAAGTATAAGGATACCACAGAGGATATCAACATTGTTGAATTGCAGGGAACTACAGGCTCTGCTCCGGCCAATGACCGGATGGCTGGCTTTGCTGAAGTGATTGCGAGTAATCCGCATCTTAAAGTCATTGCTTCACAGACCGGCGATTTCACACGGGCTAAGGGCAAAGAGGTTATGCAGGCTTTCCTTAAAGCCAACAAGGACATTGATGTTCTATATGCCCATAACGATGACATGGCACTCGGCGCGATTCAGGCGATTGAAGCAGCAGGACTGAAACCGGGCGAGGATATTACGATTATCTCCGTTGATGCTGTCAAGGACGGAATGCAGGCGGCAAGTGAAGGGAAAATCAACTTTATCGTTGAGTGTAATCCCATGCTCGGACCACAGCTGATGGACATTGTGCAGAATGTGGTAGATGGCAAGCCGGTAGAGGCGCGGATTGTGACTGAGGAATCGACGTTCACTTCAGAGCAGGCGAAGGAAGCTTTGCCAAGCCGGCCATATTAATCGGGCAAATTGATTTATATAGTGCCACTCCGCCGGCTTTTCAAGCAGCTGACGGAGTGGTTTCTATGGACAAAGAGGAGTGGATGATGAAATGAGCACTCAGAAGCCCATACTGCAGATGAAGCAGATTCACAAGCGGTTTCCAGGTGTCAAAGCACTAAGTAATGTGAATCTCCGTCTGTTTCCGGGTGAGGTTCATGCATTGATGGGTGAGAATGGCGCTGGCAAGTCGACGCTGATCAAGGTGCTGACCGGTGTGTATTCGATAGATGAGGGCAGCGTGGAAATGGAGGAGGCTCCTATTTCGGTGCAGAGTCCGCTGGAGTCACAGGCTGCGGGAATCAGCACCGTATATCAGGAAGTCAACCTATGTCCTAATCTGACAGTTGCGGAGAACATATTTATTGGAAGAGAACCGAGAAAATTCGGGAGAATTCTATGGAAGGAAATGAATAAGCGCGCTCAGGAAATCCTCAGCGAACGCCTGAATTTGCAGATCGATGTCACGGAGCCGCTCTATATGTATTCTGTTGCGGTGCAGCAGCTGGTGGCGATTGCCAGAGCGCTCAATATCTCGGCCAAGGTACTGATTCTTGACGAACCGACTTCAAGTCTTGACAAGAATGAGGTGCAGCAGCTCTTCCGGATCATGGAGAAGCTGAAACAGGATGGGCTGGCGATTCTTTTTGTCACTCATTTTTTGGATCAGATGTATGAGATCTCTGACCGCGTAACCATTCTGCGCAACGGTGAGTTTGTCGGTGAGTACATGGCCAAGGATCTGCCGCGGCTGGATCTTGTGCTCAAAATGATTGGCAAGGAGCTTAACTTATTGGAGGAATTGCCTAGCCTGGCTGAAGAGTATAAGGATTCTCTTGGTGAAGAATTGGTCAAGGCGGAAGGTCTGGGACGCAAAGGAGCTATTGAACCCTTCGATCTGTCCATCCATAAAGGAGAAGTAGTGGGACTTGCCGGTCTGCTCGGATCAGGCCGGACGGAGGCAGCCCGCCTGTTCTTCGGTGCCGACAAGCCGGACTCCGGTAAACTGAAGTTCTCTGGAAGAAGCGAGGGTGTCCATACTCCCCGTGAGGCAATCGGCCGCCGGATTGCATTCTGCTCAGAGAACCGTAAAACGGAGGGGATTATCGGCGATTTGACCGTCAGGGAAAATATTATCCTGGCCCTTCAGGCTAAACAAGGCGTATTCCGCACCATTTCCCGCAAACAGCAGGAAGAGTATGCGGATGAATATATCCGCATGCTTAACATCAATCCTCCGAGTCCCGACCATCTGATTAAGAACCTGAGCGGAGGGAATCAGCAAAAGGTGCTGCTGGCCAGATGGCTGCTGACTTCACCACAGCTGTTCATCCTTGATGAGCCTACCCGGGGAATTGACATTGGAGCTAAAGCGGAGATTCAGAAGCTGGTGCTGTCGCTGTCACGGCAAGGCATGTCGTTTCTGTTCATTTCCTCCGAACTGGAGGAGGTGCTGCGCGTAAGCGGCCGGATTGCCATATTACGTGACCGCCGTAAGGTTAAGGAAATCTCGGGCAAAGATATGAGCCAGCATCAAATTATGCAGGCAATAGCGGGGGGCTGAAACGGGAATGGGAAAACTATACAAGCATCATCTATTCTGGCCGCTTTGTATCCTGGCTGCATTGCTGCTGTTCAATCTGCTCTATTCGCCGGATTTCTTTTCAATTACAATGCATGATGGACATCTATACGGCAGTCTGATCGATATTCTTAATTTCGGTGCCCCGCTGATACTGGTGGCCATCGGGATGACACTGGTCGTGGCTACCAAAGGCATCGACCTGTCGGTAGGTTCTATCGTTGCCATCTCAGGTGCACTTGCCTGCCTGACAATCAGTAAAGGCACAGACCAGAACGCGCTGGGTCTGATTGTAATTTCTATTCTGCTTGCCGTCGGACTGTCGGTCCTCCTCGGGGCGTGGAACGGTCTGCTGGTCTCGGTAGCCGGAATTCAGCCGATTATCGCTACACTGATTCTAATGGTTGCCGGACGCGGAATCGCCCAGTTAGTGACCGGAGGGCAGATTATAACGGTTAGCAGCAGCAAATACTCCTACATTGGCTCGGGGGCGCTGGCCACACTGCCGTTTTCTATTTTTGTAGTAGTCCTGATGCTGGTTGTCGCCTTGCTGCTTACCCGCAAAACGTCTCTGGGCTTGTTCATTGAGTCGGTCGGATGTAATCCGACGGCAAGCCTTATGGCGGGCATCCGGGCAAATTGGGTCATTCTATCGGTCTATGTATTCTGCGGGGTGTGCGCAGGGATTGCAGGACTGATACTCAGCTCTAATGTCTCGAGTGCTGATGGTAACAATGCGGGACTATGGTATGAGCTTGATGCTATCCTGGCCGTCGTGATTGGAGGAACCTCACTGAACGGTGGACGTTTCTATCTTACCGGAACGGTAATTGGTGCGCTGATTATCCAGACACTGACCACTACTATTTATATGATCGGAGTACCTCCGGAGATCACGCTTGTTGTGAAGTCGTTTGTTGTTCTTGCTGTCTGCCTGATTCAGTCCGACAGTTTCCGGGCCGCCATTTTCTACCGCTGGAAGACGCGGCATTATCCCGGAGAAAAGGAGAGTATCCGTCATGTCTCTTAACCGCAAATATATTCCTATTGTTGTAACGATTCTGTTGTTCCTTCTAATGTTCACCGCGGGCTCCTTCCGGTATACCGGCTTCTTCTCGCTGCAGGTGCTCATGAACCTGCTTATAGACAATGCGTTTCTGCTTATTACAGCCGTTGGAATGTCGTTTGTCATTCTATCGGGCGGGATCGATCTGTCTGTCGGGTCAATTATCGCACTCTCCACCATGGTTTCTGCCAGCCTGGTGCAGCAGCATGGCTGGTCGCCCGCGGTTGTTATACCACTGGTGCTGCTGATGGGGGCTGCATTCGGATGCGGGATGGGCGCCATTATTCATTATTTCAAAATTCAGCCCTTCATCGTGACGCTGGCAGGGATGTTTATGGCCAGAGGGCTATGTTATGTGATTAGTATTGATACAATAACGATCGATAATCCGTTCTACACCTCTGTAGCACAGACCAAAATTGCGCTGCCGGGCGGAAGCTTCATCTCGATCAGTGCCATTATCGCCTTAATTATTGCAGCTATAGCGATCTTCATCGCCCACTATACCCGTTTCGGACGCAATGTATATGCGCTGGGAGGCAGTGAGCAATCCTCGCTGCTGATGGGACTTCCTGTAGCACGCACTAAAGTTTTAGTTTATACTTTAAGCGGATTATGTTCTTCACTGGCCGGCATTGTTTTTACTTTTTATATGCTGTCAGGATACGGGCTTCATGCTGTAGGCTTTGAGCTCGATACGATTGCTGCCGTAGTTATTGGAGGCACGCTGCTCACCGGCGGAGTAGGATATGTACTTGGAACCTTTTTCGGGGTACTCATTCAAGGTGTAATTCAAACGATAATCAGTTTTGAAGGTACTTTGAGTTCCTGGTGGACCAAAATTGTCATTGGCCTGCTGCTGTTCGTATTCATCCTTCTGCAGCGGGTATTAAGCGCGAACCGTTCTTCACTGAAACAATAACAGGGAATATATGCATTGGGAGACGGTGTCATCTGTTTCCCAATGTTTTGTTATGTTAAATGAAATCGCTACCACAAAGGAGGGTCATCCATGAAACTGGTAAAATGGTGTCTGATTTTGGGGTTGCTGCTCATGACGGGCTGCTCCAAGAGCAGCGGGGAGAGTTCCCTGCCTACAGCTCCGCCGCCCGTTTCCCCCTTAATTACTGGTTTCGAACCTCCTGGCGAGCCGAATCCCATGAAGCCTATTATCCTGGGATTCTCCCAGCTTGGCTCTGAAAGTACTTGGAGGGAGGCAAATACGGCCTCTATCAAGGAGGCGGCCATAGAAGCGGGAATAACTCTGCTTATGACTAATGCTGAACAGGATCAGAACAAGCAGTTTGAGGCGATCCGCTCTTTCATCCGCAGGGATGTGGATATGATTGCTATTGCGCCTGTAGTGCAGACGGGCTGGGAGGCTATTCTTGAGGAAACCAAGGAGGCGGGTATACCGGTCATTATCTTGGACCGGTCTGTGAACGTGGAGGACAGCTCGCTCTACATTACGTTTATCGGATCCGATTTTTATGAAGAAGGTGTGAAGGCAGCCAAATATATGATTGATCGAATGCGCCATCACTCCGGTATCATTCAAATCGCTGAGCTGCAGGGAACGGTGGGATCAACCCCTTCTATCGACCGTGGTTTAGGTTTCCGGAAGACCATTGAAGCAAATGATAAATTTCAAATCACTCAGACGAAACCGGCAGACTTCACTCAGAGCGGCGGACGGAAGATCATGAGGGAGTTTTTAAAGCAGCCTAAAGATAAGTGGCCCCAGGTGCTGTTCGCCCACAATGATGATATGGCAATAGGTGCAGTAGATGCGATCAAGGAGGCTGGTTTGAAGCCGGGCAGCGATATCATCATCATTTCTGTAGACGGCACCCGGCGCGCATTCGAGCAGATGGTTGACGGGAATATTAATGCGGTTGTGGAATGTAATCCGCTGCTTGGCCCTTTGCTGATGCAGGCTGTAAAAGAAATCATGGCCGGGAGAACCCTGCCCAAAAGAATGGTCACACCCGAAGATATTTTCACTCAGGAACTGGCTGCTAAAGAAGTAGAGTACCGTAAATATTAGGAGGAGCCGGATGCTGGAGCAGTACAGGGCTGCATGCTATATTAAACCCAAGAATGATAGTATATTTGTTGTATAGAAGAATTTATATAAGCTGAACTAAAGAACTACTTAAAGGCAAAGCAACGGAGGGGAAGTTTGGAACTGGAGGAGCGATAGCGTCCGCCTGAAAGTTTTCCGCAGGAAAGCTCGCTTCGGAAGCATAAGCTAGGATTGGATTTCTACCGCGAAAAGTGGTTGTAATCAAGAAATCCAATCCTAACGGCGGCCGGAAGTCCAAACATTCCCCGCAGTCTGCGCACAATGCTGATTGGGTAATTCTAAAGTTCAGCATATATAGTAATAGTGATCATATTTTTTACAAGGAGTTGCTAACAGTGGATCAGAAAGCAGCGGATATTGCAGCCAACGAAACACCCGAAGGAACACAGATTCTTTATGGGGATTTTGCGGAAGGAGGCTCCTATTATTCTTGTACTTACCGTCCTGATGTAGTTTACGCAACCTACGGTGATTTGGAAAGAAGACTGCAGATCATCATGCCATCCCGAAGCGGCTATAAGTTCCCTCTTGTCGTCTTTATCCAAGGTTCTGCATGGAGAAAACAGGATGTATACTCCGGTCTTCCTAATCTCTCTCACATTGCAGCAAAAGGGTACGTGGTAGCCAGCGTGGAAATACGGGACACCGATATTGCACGGTTTCCGGCTGCCGTTGAGGATGTGAAATGCGCGATCCGGTTTATGCGCAGGAATGCAGAGGAGTATGGTGTTGATCCGGTCCGTGTAGCGGTTTGGGGAGATTCCTCCGGGGGACACCTTTCCTTAATGACGGGGCTTACCATGGGCGAGTACGATAACGGTCTGTACAGCGAACAGTCGGACAAGGTTAGCGCAGTCATCGACTATTACGGAGTTTCGGACCTGCTGACCTTAGGAAAGTATAATAATATTCTTGACCACGATGCAGCCGACTCACCGGAAGGCTTGTTCATTGGCGGGGCAGTAAAGGAACATACGGAATTGGCGAAGAAGGCGAGCCCTGTTCATCAGGATTTGGCTAAAGCGCTTCCGCCATTTTTGATCGTGCATGGAGACAGTGACCATATTGTACATATTAATCAGAGTATAGAGATGTATAAAGCTTTGAAAGCGCATGGACAGAACGTTTTATTCTATAAGGTGGCAGGCGCGGATCACGGGCCAGGCTTCTGGAGTCCTCAGGTGCTTGAAATTACAGCTAAATTTTTATCTGCTCACTTAAACCGGCCACGCTGAGGAGGGATCACATGGGATTTGAGGAAGTGCTCACTGTACATGTACAAATAGAGAAGTCTTCTGAATTACGCAATACCGACGATGATTCCGTAGTCATGATATCTTTCACCGGCACCGTGACGGGAAAGTATTTCGAAGGAATAGTTCTTGATGGCGGGGTGGACACTCAGATCATTGGAAGATTCGGCGATCGGCATAGCCTGTCGGCCAGGTATATGCTGGAGGGAAAGGACTATACCGGGCAGCCCTGCAAAATTTATATCGAAAATAACGGGGATATCTATAAAGAGCTGAAGACCTGTCTGTTCCGCACGACACCCAAAATGATTACGGATAGTAAAGCATTGTCTTTCTTAAATAGCGGTATCTTTGTCGGGGAAGGACATTCAACAGAGGCAGGGGTGGATATAAAAATATACAGGATAACCTGATGATGGCTGTTGTGGATAAAAGCGATTGTAATTGGAGCAAGGGGCGGGACGGGAGCAGCAATCACGGAAGAATTGGCGAAACGAGGGATAAGTACTATTGCTTATGGGCGTTCACGTTCGAAATTGAAACGGTAACCTTCCGGATCTATGACACCTCTTCACCCTTGGACTTATCCAAACGCAAACAAGCAGGCTATCGGTTCTAGCCTGCTTGTTTGCGTGCGTTGTTCTAATGATTCAGTATGCTTTCTTCAAGGAGGTCGTGGTTGATTCCATGCACCTTCACGATATGATTCTCGCCCCACTTGCACAACGAGTCGAGAATATCTTTAAGAGATGAGCCATACTCCGTTAATGTGTACTCTACCATCGGCGGAACCTGATTGTATACCTTTCGTTCAATTACGCCATCACTCTCCAGCTCACGCAACTGCTGGGTGAGCATCTTTTGCGTGATACCAGGCATTAGTTTTTTTAACTGATTTGTTCTCCGGGTGCCCAGGATCAAATGGCAGAGAATGACTACTTTCCATTTACCGCCTATGACTTCCAACGCCGCCTCAACTGGAATATTGTACCTTTTTATCTGAAGCACCTCCTAAGCACTTTTTAGTTCCTATAGTACCATAAAGTGTCTATGGCACTAAATAGTGCGTACTTTTTAAATTCGAATAATCACTCTACAATGATCACATGATCTTAACCGGTCAACAAATACCTGCTTGGAGGTAAGCACTATGAATTTAGGATTAGAGGATAAACTGGTCCTTGTTACGGGATCTACAGGAGGAATTGGCAAGGGCACCGCTAAGAGCTTCCTGCAGGAAGGCGCCCGGGTCATCATCAATGGCAGAACGGAGAATGGGGTTCAAGCCGTTGTTGAGGAGTTGTCGGCATTCGGTACGGTGTACGGAATTGCAGCCGATGTATCCACAGCCGAGGAAAGCCGGGTTCTGGTGGATAAGGTCAACGAGTTGGGTTCGTTAGATGTTCTAGTTAACAACACCGGGGTCTTTGAAGTTAAACCCTTTGTAGACGTTACGGATGAGGAATGGCTGAGCTATTATCAAACCAATGTGCTCAGTTCCGTAAGGCTTTCCCGCGCATTCCTCCCTGGTATGATCAATAAAAACTGGGGGCGTATCATCAATCTTGCCAGTGAAGCAGGAATTAAGCCTTATCCGGAACTGATTCCTTATGGGGTTTCTAAAACTGCCCTTATTACATTATCCCGGGGATTGGCTGAACTGGCGAAGGGTACAGGCGTAACCGTCAACTCTGTGCTTCCTGGCCCAACCTGGACAGAGGGATTTGCCAAATTCATTACGGACTTGGCTACGGAGAAAGGTCAGGAGCTGGAACCCTTCATCCGTGAGTATTTCCAGGAAAGCACGCCTACCTCCTTAATTCAGCGTTTCGCAAGCATAGAGGAAGTAGCCGATACAATCGTATTTCTAAGCTCCGTGAACGCAGCGGCTATCAATGGTATTGCCCAGCGCGTCGAAGGCGGTATTATCCAGTCCATTATGTAAATCTAAGGAGGAGATCAGAATGACAAAAATATTGATGGTTGTAACGAATCACTCGGAGATTAAGCCAGGTAAAGCAACAGGAATATGGTTATCTGAATTTGCCGAAGCGTATGAAGCATTTCAGAAACAAGGTTATGAGGTAGTTGTAGCGAGTCCCCTTGGAGGAAAATCGCCGGTTGATCCAGGCAGCGTCGATGTTAATACTCCGGCAGAAATTTTGAATTCTCAAGAGCACCTTGTTAACACCGTTCCGCTGGAAGAAATATCAGAGAGCCAGTTTGATGCTATATTCCTCCCGGGTGGACATGGTACCATGTATGATCTGCCGGGCAACTCCAAGCTTCAGCAGCTTCTGCGGCAGTTTTATGAGAACAGCAAAATAGTAGCTGCGGTCTGCCACGGCCCTGCCGGGCTGGTTGGTGCAACATTATCAAACGGCAATCCGCTTGTGGCTGGAAAAAGAGTTAACGCCTTTACCAATCCCGAAGAATCGCAGACGGGCCTTGAATCAGATTTGCCGTTTCTGCTCGAAAGCAAAATTCGTGAGCTGGGAGCCATATATGTTGCTGCCCCGAATTGGGTGAGCCACGTTGAAATCGACGGCAATCTGATTACAGGACAGAATCCCCAATCAACCCTTGCCGTTGCTGATGCCGTTATCCGGAAAATCGGTTAATGAGGGTACAGATTCTAATGTAGGCATTGGGAAAAAATATGTGACCCGCAGGATGGACATTTTAAACCAATGGCCATCCTGCGGGTCATTTCTGTTTAAATATTTCTTTTCCGGAAGGTGTTTAGCCTTGAAGAAGGTACCGCCCTGCCAGTGAAATTATGATATAATGACCTCGTTGTTTGTGAAAAGCAGAACTATACTATGAACATAGGACGGGCCATATGAAGAGGTATTTGATTAAAGTAGATACAACACGATTGATCATTATGGTTTTGGGCAATGTTTTTCTGGGCATGGGAATCAGTATCTTTAAGCTGTCTGGCCTGGGGAACGATCCCTTCAGCGGCATGGTGATGGCACTTGCAGACTCCAGCGGTATCGTATATGCCAATTTTCTAATCTTACTGAATCTTGTATTGTTTGTAATACAATGTATCTGGGGACGAAAGCTAATTGGAGCCGGAACCTTCGTAAATGCAATTTTTCTGGGTTACATAGCTACTTTCTTTTATAATATCTGGATAGATCTGCTGGGCGAACCTCAGATGTTCTGGCAGCGGGTGGTCACCGTGGCGATTGGCGTGGTGGTCTGCAGCTTCGGGATATCCTTGTATCAGACATCACAGGTGGGAGTAGCTCCCTATGACAGCCTGTCCCTGATTATGAACAAAAGATTCCCGAAAATCTCATATTTTTGGCATCGAATGTTTACAGATGCTCTTTGTGCTTTGGTTTGCTTCCTGGCAGGAGGCATCATCGGGCTGGGAACACTGGCGACCGTATTCGGTCTGGGACCCATCATTCAATTCTTTGATGTGAATTTTACGAAGAAGCTACTGGCAAAGAGAGGCTCAACAGCCGGATAATGATTCAACTCCAACGATTTTCCTGCGGACTGAATTATATATAGTATCTTAATATATGTTATAATAAGCTTCTTACTGTATCTTAAGAAGAATAGAGGTCGCTAGAGGATGAAATGTAAAATTAATCGCAATGCAACTAAAGTTTTGAAGGATATGCTGAGCACTCAGGAAGCGGAAGGCAAAAAGATTCGTGTAGTCATTACGCAGAATCACGGGGATCACGGCCATTATGATGTGACTCTGGATACGCCAACCGAGCATGATGAAATTGTCGCTACCGACAAGGGGATCGAGGTATTGCTGGATACGCGTGAGCCACTTTTGGACGGCGTTTGGATTCAATATTTTTATGTGCCGCAAGAGGGCTTCTTTATCACGAATCCATCTACAGGTTTTCTTGAAAAATAAGCAGTTGATTAACACTTACTATAAAAGAGTTCAGCCTGAAATGGGCTGAACTCTTTTTTTGCGGGACGAGGAGGTTATCGCTTATTTTTGTACTTTTTTGCTGCTGTAGTAATTGTATAGACTTGGATATTTGTTTATTATATGATTTTATTGAATCGATGGACCTGTGGATATATGGCGATCTAGTCTGTCACAATTATAGGGGGAACTTATGGGAAAAAGGATTTTGAATACTTTATTAGGGTTACTGGTTCTAGTGAATTTGCTTTTTGGGGGTCAACTGACTTTTGCAGCCTCCGCACATCAGTCAACTGAAACAATGACCGATATACATAACAGCTGGGCAAGCAGTCAGATTTCTAAATGGTTGGATAAGGGTTTGATCTCAGGATATGCAGATCACACGTTCAAACCGAACGCTAGTATTTCACGGGCTGAGTTTGCTTCGATTGTCAATAAAGTTTTTGGTTTCACGAACCAGCCGCAGGTAGTTTTTAAAGATGTAAAATCAGACAAATGGTATTATTCCGAAATTGGAAAAGCGAAGTCAGCCGGGTATATCTCAGGGTTTGGGGATAATACATTCCGGCCCGAGGCGGCTATAAGCAGGCAGGAAGCGGCAAAAATGCTGTATATCCTCCTGCAGCTAAGTGCCTCAAATGATAATTCCGCAATACAGGTATTTACTGATTACAACGCAGTACCGGCATGGAGCAAAATTTATTTAAATGAAATTGTGGATAAAGGGTACATGAACGGTTACCCGGATCATACGTTAAGACCCCTCCAGACGATTACCCGGGCAGAAGCAGTGGCCATGCTGGATAAAGTAATCGGTACTCTTGTCATGGAGAAAGGAACCCTTGGTGGAACGGAAATAACAACGATATCGGGAAATGTAACCATTAACACTCCAGGTGTTACTTTGAAGAATACCAGAATTGAAGGAGATTTGCTGTTAACTGCGGGCATTGCTGCAGGTGAAGCGGAGCTCGATCAGGTGACTGTTACGGGCAGAACGATTGTAGCAGGAGGCGGGGAGAATAGTATTCACCTGCTGGACTCGAAGTTGAATGAAATGCTTATCAATAAGCAGCCGGGGAGAGTCCGCATAGTATCAGAGGGTAACACCAGTATTAACAAAACGATTGTAAAAACAGGAGTCAAGCTGGAGGAAACCAATAAAGAATCGGGTTTTGAATCTGTTGAACTTGATCTTACGAATGCAGATGAATATGTGGATTTAAGCGGTACCTTCACAAAAATAACGATTAAGAATAAAACAACAGTAAATGCTCTTGAGAAGTCTGAGATCGGTGCATTGGAGGTAGCCAAAGAGGCAGCGTCCAGTACGGTTAATGTAGCCGAAAATAGCTTGTTAAAACAATTAACTTTGAATGCCCCTGCTATCGTTAAGGGAAAAGGTACGATATCAAAGGCAATCATTAATGTGAGCGGTTCTACATTCGAACAAGACATTAAAGATTATGTTTTGGGTAAAGAGGTTTCAGTTGTTGTGAACGGAAAAGAAATCACCGCGGAGAAGGATCCAGCACAGCAACTAAGTGTACAGCTGCCAGCTGCAGGCGGAGGTGGAAGTGGTGGAGGTGGAGGCGGTACAAGCCCGGGCCCTGCTCCTCAGCCCGTGC of the Paenibacillus pedocola genome contains:
- a CDS encoding ABC transporter substrate-binding protein, whose amino-acid sequence is MKRFGKMGAVLALTLSMVMLGACGNNNGGNQADTGNQATKAPAANTGSTKEAKDITLGFSQVGAESGWRSANTKSIQDSAKEAGYTLKFSDAQQKQENQIKAIRSFIQQKVDVIAFSPVVESGWDTVLKEAKDAGIPVVLTDRAVDSKDTSLYVTFLGSDFVEEGRKAGEWLSEKYKDTTEDINIVELQGTTGSAPANDRMAGFAEVIASNPHLKVIASQTGDFTRAKGKEVMQAFLKANKDIDVLYAHNDDMALGAIQAIEAAGLKPGEDITIISVDAVKDGMQAASEGKINFIVECNPMLGPQLMDIVQNVVDGKPVEARIVTEESTFTSEQAKEALPSRPY
- a CDS encoding sugar ABC transporter ATP-binding protein, which codes for MSTQKPILQMKQIHKRFPGVKALSNVNLRLFPGEVHALMGENGAGKSTLIKVLTGVYSIDEGSVEMEEAPISVQSPLESQAAGISTVYQEVNLCPNLTVAENIFIGREPRKFGRILWKEMNKRAQEILSERLNLQIDVTEPLYMYSVAVQQLVAIARALNISAKVLILDEPTSSLDKNEVQQLFRIMEKLKQDGLAILFVTHFLDQMYEISDRVTILRNGEFVGEYMAKDLPRLDLVLKMIGKELNLLEELPSLAEEYKDSLGEELVKAEGLGRKGAIEPFDLSIHKGEVVGLAGLLGSGRTEAARLFFGADKPDSGKLKFSGRSEGVHTPREAIGRRIAFCSENRKTEGIIGDLTVRENIILALQAKQGVFRTISRKQQEEYADEYIRMLNINPPSPDHLIKNLSGGNQQKVLLARWLLTSPQLFILDEPTRGIDIGAKAEIQKLVLSLSRQGMSFLFISSELEEVLRVSGRIAILRDRRKVKEISGKDMSQHQIMQAIAGG
- a CDS encoding ABC transporter permease, producing the protein MGKLYKHHLFWPLCILAALLLFNLLYSPDFFSITMHDGHLYGSLIDILNFGAPLILVAIGMTLVVATKGIDLSVGSIVAISGALACLTISKGTDQNALGLIVISILLAVGLSVLLGAWNGLLVSVAGIQPIIATLILMVAGRGIAQLVTGGQIITVSSSKYSYIGSGALATLPFSIFVVVLMLVVALLLTRKTSLGLFIESVGCNPTASLMAGIRANWVILSVYVFCGVCAGIAGLILSSNVSSADGNNAGLWYELDAILAVVIGGTSLNGGRFYLTGTVIGALIIQTLTTTIYMIGVPPEITLVVKSFVVLAVCLIQSDSFRAAIFYRWKTRHYPGEKESIRHVS
- the yjfF gene encoding galactofuranose ABC transporter, permease protein YjfF, which translates into the protein MSLNRKYIPIVVTILLFLLMFTAGSFRYTGFFSLQVLMNLLIDNAFLLITAVGMSFVILSGGIDLSVGSIIALSTMVSASLVQQHGWSPAVVIPLVLLMGAAFGCGMGAIIHYFKIQPFIVTLAGMFMARGLCYVISIDTITIDNPFYTSVAQTKIALPGGSFISISAIIALIIAAIAIFIAHYTRFGRNVYALGGSEQSSLLMGLPVARTKVLVYTLSGLCSSLAGIVFTFYMLSGYGLHAVGFELDTIAAVVIGGTLLTGGVGYVLGTFFGVLIQGVIQTIISFEGTLSSWWTKIVIGLLLFVFILLQRVLSANRSSLKQ
- a CDS encoding ABC transporter substrate-binding protein, with the translated sequence MKLVKWCLILGLLLMTGCSKSSGESSLPTAPPPVSPLITGFEPPGEPNPMKPIILGFSQLGSESTWREANTASIKEAAIEAGITLLMTNAEQDQNKQFEAIRSFIRRDVDMIAIAPVVQTGWEAILEETKEAGIPVIILDRSVNVEDSSLYITFIGSDFYEEGVKAAKYMIDRMRHHSGIIQIAELQGTVGSTPSIDRGLGFRKTIEANDKFQITQTKPADFTQSGGRKIMREFLKQPKDKWPQVLFAHNDDMAIGAVDAIKEAGLKPGSDIIIISVDGTRRAFEQMVDGNINAVVECNPLLGPLLMQAVKEIMAGRTLPKRMVTPEDIFTQELAAKEVEYRKY
- a CDS encoding alpha/beta hydrolase, encoding MDQKAADIAANETPEGTQILYGDFAEGGSYYSCTYRPDVVYATYGDLERRLQIIMPSRSGYKFPLVVFIQGSAWRKQDVYSGLPNLSHIAAKGYVVASVEIRDTDIARFPAAVEDVKCAIRFMRRNAEEYGVDPVRVAVWGDSSGGHLSLMTGLTMGEYDNGLYSEQSDKVSAVIDYYGVSDLLTLGKYNNILDHDAADSPEGLFIGGAVKEHTELAKKASPVHQDLAKALPPFLIVHGDSDHIVHINQSIEMYKALKAHGQNVLFYKVAGADHGPGFWSPQVLEITAKFLSAHLNRPR
- a CDS encoding DUF3237 family protein; translation: MGFEEVLTVHVQIEKSSELRNTDDDSVVMISFTGTVTGKYFEGIVLDGGVDTQIIGRFGDRHSLSARYMLEGKDYTGQPCKIYIENNGDIYKELKTCLFRTTPKMITDSKALSFLNSGIFVGEGHSTEAGVDIKIYRIT
- a CDS encoding winged helix-turn-helix transcriptional regulator, producing the protein MLQIKRYNIPVEAALEVIGGKWKVVILCHLILGTRRTNQLKKLMPGITQKMLTQQLRELESDGVIERKVYNQVPPMVEYTLTEYGSSLKDILDSLCKWGENHIVKVHGINHDLLEESILNH
- a CDS encoding SDR family NAD(P)-dependent oxidoreductase; this translates as MNLGLEDKLVLVTGSTGGIGKGTAKSFLQEGARVIINGRTENGVQAVVEELSAFGTVYGIAADVSTAEESRVLVDKVNELGSLDVLVNNTGVFEVKPFVDVTDEEWLSYYQTNVLSSVRLSRAFLPGMINKNWGRIINLASEAGIKPYPELIPYGVSKTALITLSRGLAELAKGTGVTVNSVLPGPTWTEGFAKFITDLATEKGQELEPFIREYFQESTPTSLIQRFASIEEVADTIVFLSSVNAAAINGIAQRVEGGIIQSIM
- a CDS encoding type 1 glutamine amidotransferase domain-containing protein — translated: MTKILMVVTNHSEIKPGKATGIWLSEFAEAYEAFQKQGYEVVVASPLGGKSPVDPGSVDVNTPAEILNSQEHLVNTVPLEEISESQFDAIFLPGGHGTMYDLPGNSKLQQLLRQFYENSKIVAAVCHGPAGLVGATLSNGNPLVAGKRVNAFTNPEESQTGLESDLPFLLESKIRELGAIYVAAPNWVSHVEIDGNLITGQNPQSTLAVADAVIRKIG